One stretch of Hevea brasiliensis isolate MT/VB/25A 57/8 chromosome 12, ASM3005281v1, whole genome shotgun sequence DNA includes these proteins:
- the LOC110666537 gene encoding MLP-like protein 328 — MAFKGKLETVLDLKSSPEKFLTLWKKQAYEVPNLTPTNIQGVHVLEGDWVPPGSIKVWNYTIDGKAEVFQEKIELDEEKNIVTLIGLEGDVFKIYKVYTAIWELTPKDQGSLAKLTLEYEKLNENVPVPHNYMDFVISITKDIDEGISK; from the exons ATGGCTTTCAAGGGGAAGTTGGAGACTGTGTTAGATCTCAAGTCAAGTCCTGAAAAATTCTTGACTCTCTGGAAGAAGCAAGCCTACGAGGTTCCTAACCTTACTCCTACCAATATTCAAGGAGTTCATGTCCTTGAAGGTGATTGGGTCCCTCCTGGCTCTATCAAGGTCTGGAACTACACTATAG ATGGAAAAGCTGAGGTCTTTCAGGAGAAGATTGAATTGGATGAGGAGAAGAATATAGTAACTCTTATTGGTCTGGAAGGTGATGTGTTCAAGATTTATAAGGTGTATACTGCCATATGGGAACTCACACCCAAGGACCAGGGGAGCTTGGCAAAATTGACTCTTGAATATGAGAAGCTGAATGAGAATGTTCCTGTTCCGCATAATTACATGGATTTTGTGATTAGCATAACTAAGGATATTGATGAAGGAATCTCCAAATGA